GCCGGTACGCTAGAGCTGGGGGCGGCTCAACAAACATTGTACGGCTACCGGGGGCGGTCAGCTACTGAGCTACATACCATTCAGCTTGACCATGAAGGTTCTAATGCCTTATCGGTACAAATTAGTTCAGTAACCGACGGTGGAGCTGGTTATCTGGATTATGTAACGCTCAATGTATCGCAGCCACTTCGCTACCAAGGTCAGCTTACTCATTTCCGAAATCCACTAATGGGTACGCATAGTGTCTCTCAGTTTCGGGTTCAGCAGCCTACTGCCGAAATGTTGATCTGGGATGTTACGGATCCGCTGCGGGTGCAACAGCAGCAGTGGAATTTGGTGAATGCACAAGCCAGATTTCAGGTATTTGCCGATACTGCTCGCGAATATGTGATGTTTGAGCCATCGGCGGTAATAGGGCGACCAACCTTCACTGCACAAGTGAATCACCATAATATTCTCAACGCACAACCTCCTGAACTACTAATTGTCACTACCGAAGCTTTGCAAGGTCAGGCCAAGCGACTGGCTCAGTTTCGGCGAGAGCACGATGGCCTCGTTACTCAGGTTATATTGCTTACGGATATTTATCGCACATTCTCAGCCGGGCGGCAAGATGTAACTGCGATTCGCAATTATATTCGGCATCTCTACCATCAGGGTGATGCTTTGCGCTACGTTATATTATTCGGCGATGCCTCTTACAATTATTTGAATACGGAAGAGAATACCAACGTAGTGCCCACCTATCAGTCGTACGAATCGTTACACAACGTCCATAGTTATGCTTCGGATGACTACTTTGGTTTTCTGGAAGTACAGGAGGGAGAATGGCAGGAGTCTACCCACTCCGTCCCTCATAATCTGGATGTGGCTATTGGACGCATTCCGGTAAACACTTCCGAAGAAGCCGCTATTGTGGTGGATAAACTGATTCATTACGCCTCTAGCCCGAAGACATTCGGAAAGTGGAAGCAACAGTTGCTGTTTGTGGCCGACGATGGGGACGAAAATAAGCACCAAAGCCGTTCTGACTTTCTGGCTTCCCAAACCGAATCACAGACAATGTTCCATGCGGAGCGCCTGTTTATGGATGCTTATCCGCAGGAAGAGCATTCGGCACCGCTTGTTCGCGAAAAATTAGATCAACAGATTGAGAAGGGAGTTTTCTTGGTAGACTTTATTGGACACGGAGGAGAAACCGCTTGGACTGATGAGCGAATTTTAGACTTAGCCATGATTGATGGATGGAGGAATCACGATCGTCTTCCTATCTTCCTGACGGCTACCTGTGAGTTTGGTCGCTACGATGATCCTCGCCGACAATCGGGCGCCGAACGGGCGTTACTACATCCGGAAGGCGGGGCAATTGCGATGCTCACTACCGCCCGTCCGGTATTTACCGGAGCCAACTTCGAGCTGAGCTCAGCCTTCTACGAAGTGTTTACGCAGCATACTGGGCACGAAGCCAGAATGTTCCCGATTCGCTTAGGGGATATTTTTCGGGAAACGAAAAACCGGGGCGTATCGGGCACCTCAAACCGCAACTTTACGCTGCTCGGTGACCCATCTATGGCTCTGGCAATTCCCGAGCGAACGGTCACTATTACCAGTTGGCAAACGTCTCCAGCTTACGGCGACACTTTGCGCCCGTTACAACACGTCACTTTGCAAGGCGAGGTACAACAAAATAGCGGGCATGATAATCAATTTAATGGTATTGTTTATCTGGATTTCTTCGCCCAGCCTGAACAACAATTTACGTTGGGAACAGAAGGCACCGAGGTGCTAGCGTATATCGACCAAAGTGCCCGGCTTTTTCAAGGAAAAGCCACGGTGAAAGATGGCATATTTACGGCTACGTTACGCATCCCAAAAAATTTATCTTCTGAGGTAGGCAGTGGAAATATTCAACTGTACGCAGAAGATATCCAACGACAAGTGGATGCAATGGGGCACTTCGGTCAATTTGCCTTAGGTGGGGAGCCAGTAAATGCTGAGGGGGATGTTTCTCCGCCCCAAATACAATTATTTCTAAACCAAGTTAGCTACCCCACCACAACGACAGTTTATAACCGCCCGACGCTGTTGGTAGAATTGGCTGATCCTAGTGGAATAAATACGTTACCCGGCGAATATGCTATTCGTTTATCCATTGATGGAAATGAAAGCCAAGAAATTCAAGATTGGTACGAAACTGCGTTGGATAACTTTCAAGCCGGTAGCATCACTTTTCCTCTTTCCTATCTACCGCCGGGAAGGCACAGCCTTACGTTACAAGCATCAGACACGTATCTTAATAGCAGTCAGCAAACGCTAGAATTTACTATCGTGGCTGATTCGGTGTTTATTCTAGAAAGTTTTTCAGTGTATCCTAACCCTACGGCTGATGAGGTATCGTTCAATTTTTCGGTAAGTTCAGAAAGTAAACCCAACCGAGTTGAAATTCATTTGTTCTCACCCATTGGAGAGCTAATTGCTAAGTGGCAGGAAGGCTTCGATCAACCTGACCAAAACCTAACCATTCGTTGCTCGTTGGTGACTGATATTCCGGCTACCCTAATGCCGGGTGTATATCCTTTCCGTTTTTATCTCTACGATCAACAAAACCAAGTTGTCAGTCGGTCAGGTAAGTTAGTATTTCAGTAGGAAGTTTGGTAAAACAGTACACTTGCCCTTTTTTATAACTGAAGAAGGTGATAGTGGAATATTGTATTGCGAAAAATTATAATATAAAAATACTACCAAAACGCTAGTATATTAACTTACTTATATCCTATAATACTCCGTAGCCATCCGAATAATATTCTGAATATAGCCTTTTTTAATATTGCACGCAGTATATTATTTTTCTAAACTCACGATAATTCTGCTATTATAGTACAATCTACCCCGAGCTAGATGGCAAGATAATGCAACAATTTCTATTAAACTGCATTATACTATATACTATTAGATAGTTAGTAGGTAGATAATTTTTAGTACAATGGAATGGTTCAATCTGTATAGTTTGAATGATGTGCTGTTATTTTTAGAGTTTCACCAAGATTTTGTACTTCATGTGGTGCCCCTCATTATTTTGATTATGGTGCTCTATAATCTTAGTTTTGTGGAGACTGAAAGTCAAGATCACACTGGCGATACAAACAACAAGTAGAGTATATCTACTTCGCACATTTTTACGTATACTTATTTTTTAAACTTACATAATCTAACTGTTTATGCCAGAAAGTATTGCCTCTTCGGTAGTAGTCATTACCGGAGCTTCCGGCGGAGTAGGTCGCGCTACCGCCCGTGAATTTGCTAAAAACGGATATAAAGTTGCTTTACTCGCTCGGGGAGAAGCTGGTTTGGAAGGAGCCCGCCGTGATGTGGAAGCTCTTGGGGGCGAAGCCTTAGTTATTAAAACTGATGTATCGGATTACGCTCAAGTAGAGCACGCTGCCCAGCAAGTGGAAGACACGTTCGGGCCAATTGATGTTTGGGTAAATAATGCTATGCAAAGTGTTTTTTCCCCGTTTGAGCAGATGACTCCCGAGGAATTTGAACGAGTGGTAGATGTTACCTTTCTGGGTATGGTTTACGGTACCATGGCTGCCCTCAAACGAATGAAACCCCGTAACCGGGGTACTATTGTGTTGGTTGGCTCCGCATTGGCTTACCGAGGTATCCCGCTCCAGTCGGCTTACTGTTCTTCTAAACACGCCACCAACGGTTTTTTTGATTCAGTCCGGTCTGAATTATTTCATGATAATAGTGATGTTCATCTGACGATGGTGCATCTATCGGCGATTAATACCACTCAGTTTAATTGGGTGAAATCTCGCTTGCCGAAGAAGGGTAAGCCAATGGGTAAAATTTATCAACCGGAAGTGCCTGCCCAGGCTATTTATTACGCAGCTCATAATAAGCGGCGTACTGTATTTGTAGGCGCAGGGCCCCTGCAAACCTCATTAGGCAATACCTTTATTCCCGCTGTGCTAGATCGCCTATTGGCTAAAGTGGGCTATTCAGGACAGCAAACCCACCAACCGGAAAATTTCGATCGTCCGCACAATCTGTGGGAGCCTATTGCGGAAGATCGGGGGGCTCACGGTTCTTTCGATGATGAAGCAAAAGAAAGTAGCTTGGAAGTACAGGCGACTACTCACCGCGGAGTAACAGCCGCTGTGGCAGCTGGAGTTGCGTTTAGCGTAGCTGGGTTAGTCTACTTATTCCGTTCTTAGGCAAGAGGGTTCTGACCAAGAAATATCGCGATAAGCGGTAGTTCGCCTAGTGATATCAGAAGCTGTTTTGGTTATTGGTTTGATAGCTCAAAGAAACTAATTGAAACAGCTTCTCCTCTTGCCGACGGAAGCACTATTTCTTGTATATTTGCTTCTCACTATACTACCTATGAAGCAGCTATCCCGTCGAAAATTGCTCAAAACTTCCGGCTCATCTGCTTTAGCTACATTAGGTGTAAGCATATCGGGACTGGCCCAACCTAGAAATTCATCTATTCAAAATAAAAAAGTTTTGGTAGCCGGAGGACATCCTGACGATCCTGAAACAGGCTGTGGCGGATTAATGGCGTTGCTGGCCAAAGAGGGGCACCAAGTAATATCTTGCTATTTAACCCGTGGAGAAGCTGGAATACCCGATACCGCTGCTAATGCTGCGGCTGAAATCAGGACAAAAGAAGCTAAAACTGCTTGTGAAATACTAGGGGCAACCCCGTATTTTCTGGGGCAAGTAGACGGAAGCACTGAGATTAATAACGAGTGGTACCAAAAGGTAACCGACTATCTACAGAAAGAGCAGCCAGATGTAATTTTCACCCACTGGCCAATTGATACGCATCGCGACCACCGGGTGTGTTCATTATTGATCCATGATGCTTGGCTGCAATCGGGGCAAAAAGCAGCACTGTACTACTATGAAGTTGTGTCAGGTATCCAGACCCAGAATTTTTCTCCTACTCATTATTTAGACATAAGCTCAGTACGGGAAAAGAAGCACCAGGCTTGCTTTGCTCATGTGAGTCAAAATATTGAGCAAGAATATTTTAACGATCATGGCAAGATGGAAGAGTTTCGGGGCATGGAGTACGGTTGTGCTTATGCCGAAGCTTTCGTGGCTCATCACCAAAATTCTCGAGAGAATTTTTTGTAGTTATAGCGTAATAGGAATAAAAAAGGTTAGCTGATAAGCGAAGAACTTATTAGCTAACCTCTTAATAGAACAATCGCGTATGGTTAAACTATACGCTAAGTTTTTCTTCGCCCTGGCGTTCGTATACGTACCCTTCAGCCTTACTCAGTTGCTGAGCAGCTACTCCTAGTAGTACTCCGTAAATCACTTTAGATGAAACATCAGCGATGGTGTAAGTAATTTCCCGAGCTACCACTCCGGTTTCGTTAAAAAATGCCCCGTTAATACCCAGCAAGTGTGGCATGAGGTAAGCACCCGGATATAGCATCCAAGAAATCAAAAATAGTACCCAAATGGCACCGAGTGTGCTTTTAGCATCAGCCGGAATTCCCTCTTGTCCTTCGCGGATTACTTTACGCATCAACCAAAGAATATGACCAAAAAATACGGTGGAAATGGCTCCCCAAATGGCGAATTTTACGATATCGGTTACTTCGTAAAATTGGCCAATGTAGCCGGTGACAATCATCAGCGTACCCGATACCCAAAACTGATTACGTACACTGCTAAAGCTACTTTTGGTAAGTGACACTACAAATAAAATCTGGAACAATAGCATAGGGACATCAATCAACCAATTTAAGTAGCGATAGCCATTGTTGAATAGATCTGCGCCAGAAGCCAAGTAGTATTTGCCTCGTTCAATATCAAACTCAAATGCGGTAGTCCAGTTTTGCGCTTGTACGTAGAGCAGTAAAAAAGCTGAAACCATAACCACCACCGAAAGAATGTTTGACATTCGATATTTGGGGGCGACCTGCTTCAGGGTGAGTACAAAGTACAATAATGAAGCTAGCATTACAGCGTACCCTAACGTGAGTACGTGAGCAACCATCTGATACGCCATTTCGGAATAGCCTTGCTCTAGGCCCACGTAATTTTCAAAAGTAGCGTTTCCTAATTCGTTCATGGATAAGAGTGTTAGTTAGATAAAAAAAATT
This region of Tunicatimonas pelagia genomic DNA includes:
- the porU gene encoding type IX secretion system sortase PorU encodes the protein MPEGEVYQFQITENGVYRFDYKLLKKAGLAVDQLNPNQIHVYGQRGGALPQSNSAAAHQLTELAIHPVGLADSVFNQDDYLLVYAEGPDQTEYDLLNNFYAVDQNPYARENFLFVTVEDKPPNLVPKKPSLAFGWGAPIENYVGIYHYEENRTNIVHSGREWFGEAFEEENPTQTIPFSTGVIVSGLEAKLQTSLISISSRTSRYEVSLNQQSAGTLELGAAQQTLYGYRGRSATELHTIQLDHEGSNALSVQISSVTDGGAGYLDYVTLNVSQPLRYQGQLTHFRNPLMGTHSVSQFRVQQPTAEMLIWDVTDPLRVQQQQWNLVNAQARFQVFADTAREYVMFEPSAVIGRPTFTAQVNHHNILNAQPPELLIVTTEALQGQAKRLAQFRREHDGLVTQVILLTDIYRTFSAGRQDVTAIRNYIRHLYHQGDALRYVILFGDASYNYLNTEENTNVVPTYQSYESLHNVHSYASDDYFGFLEVQEGEWQESTHSVPHNLDVAIGRIPVNTSEEAAIVVDKLIHYASSPKTFGKWKQQLLFVADDGDENKHQSRSDFLASQTESQTMFHAERLFMDAYPQEEHSAPLVREKLDQQIEKGVFLVDFIGHGGETAWTDERILDLAMIDGWRNHDRLPIFLTATCEFGRYDDPRRQSGAERALLHPEGGAIAMLTTARPVFTGANFELSSAFYEVFTQHTGHEARMFPIRLGDIFRETKNRGVSGTSNRNFTLLGDPSMALAIPERTVTITSWQTSPAYGDTLRPLQHVTLQGEVQQNSGHDNQFNGIVYLDFFAQPEQQFTLGTEGTEVLAYIDQSARLFQGKATVKDGIFTATLRIPKNLSSEVGSGNIQLYAEDIQRQVDAMGHFGQFALGGEPVNAEGDVSPPQIQLFLNQVSYPTTTTVYNRPTLLVELADPSGINTLPGEYAIRLSIDGNESQEIQDWYETALDNFQAGSITFPLSYLPPGRHSLTLQASDTYLNSSQQTLEFTIVADSVFILESFSVYPNPTADEVSFNFSVSSESKPNRVEIHLFSPIGELIAKWQEGFDQPDQNLTIRCSLVTDIPATLMPGVYPFRFYLYDQQNQVVSRSGKLVFQ
- a CDS encoding SDR family oxidoreductase: MPESIASSVVVITGASGGVGRATAREFAKNGYKVALLARGEAGLEGARRDVEALGGEALVIKTDVSDYAQVEHAAQQVEDTFGPIDVWVNNAMQSVFSPFEQMTPEEFERVVDVTFLGMVYGTMAALKRMKPRNRGTIVLVGSALAYRGIPLQSAYCSSKHATNGFFDSVRSELFHDNSDVHLTMVHLSAINTTQFNWVKSRLPKKGKPMGKIYQPEVPAQAIYYAAHNKRRTVFVGAGPLQTSLGNTFIPAVLDRLLAKVGYSGQQTHQPENFDRPHNLWEPIAEDRGAHGSFDDEAKESSLEVQATTHRGVTAAVAAGVAFSVAGLVYLFRS
- a CDS encoding PIG-L deacetylase family protein translates to MKQLSRRKLLKTSGSSALATLGVSISGLAQPRNSSIQNKKVLVAGGHPDDPETGCGGLMALLAKEGHQVISCYLTRGEAGIPDTAANAAAEIRTKEAKTACEILGATPYFLGQVDGSTEINNEWYQKVTDYLQKEQPDVIFTHWPIDTHRDHRVCSLLIHDAWLQSGQKAALYYYEVVSGIQTQNFSPTHYLDISSVREKKHQACFAHVSQNIEQEYFNDHGKMEEFRGMEYGCAYAEAFVAHHQNSRENFL
- a CDS encoding bacteriorhodopsin, coding for MNELGNATFENYVGLEQGYSEMAYQMVAHVLTLGYAVMLASLLYFVLTLKQVAPKYRMSNILSVVVMVSAFLLLYVQAQNWTTAFEFDIERGKYYLASGADLFNNGYRYLNWLIDVPMLLFQILFVVSLTKSSFSSVRNQFWVSGTLMIVTGYIGQFYEVTDIVKFAIWGAISTVFFGHILWLMRKVIREGQEGIPADAKSTLGAIWVLFLISWMLYPGAYLMPHLLGINGAFFNETGVVAREITYTIADVSSKVIYGVLLGVAAQQLSKAEGYVYERQGEEKLSV